Proteins encoded in a region of the Cyanobacteria bacterium QS_8_64_29 genome:
- a CDS encoding 30S ribosomal protein S9, translating to MPEPSNRVVYWGTGRRKTSVARVRLVPGSGRASINDTTAEQYFDRDPGHLGAIKAPLETLGLEGDYDIRARAHGGGKTGQAEAVKLGVARALCKLAPENRDPLKVEGHLTRDPRSKERKKYGLRKARKSPQYSKR from the coding sequence ATGCCGGAGCCATCCAACCGCGTTGTTTATTGGGGCACCGGGCGTCGCAAGACCTCGGTCGCCCGCGTTCGCCTAGTGCCGGGAAGCGGCCGCGCGAGCATCAACGATACGACGGCCGAGCAGTACTTCGATCGCGATCCGGGCCATCTGGGTGCCATCAAAGCCCCGCTCGAGACCTTGGGCCTAGAGGGCGATTACGACATCCGTGCCCGCGCCCACGGCGGTGGCAAAACCGGCCAGGCCGAAGCCGTCAAGCTGGGGGTAGCGCGAGCGCTCTGCAAGCTCGCCCCCGAAAACCGCGATCCGCTCAAGGTGGAGGGACACTTGACCCGGGATCCGCGCTCGAAAGAGCGCAAAAAGTACGGCCTGCGCAAGGCGCGCAAGTCGCCGCAGTACTCCAAGCGCTAG
- a CDS encoding 50S ribosomal protein L31, with product MAKSDIHPQWYPDAKVICNGEEVMRVGSTQPEIHVDIWAGNHPFYTGQQRIIDTEGRVERFRRKYGMLDDRAESGGGDASNGQ from the coding sequence ATGGCCAAATCCGACATTCATCCCCAGTGGTATCCCGACGCCAAGGTGATCTGTAACGGCGAAGAAGTCATGCGCGTGGGCTCCACCCAGCCCGAGATCCACGTCGATATCTGGGCGGGCAACCACCCCTTCTACACCGGGCAGCAGCGCATCATCGACACCGAAGGCCGCGTGGAGCGCTTTCGGCGCAAGTACGGCATGCTGGACGACCGGGCCGAGAGCGGCGGTGGCGACGCCAGCAACGGACAGTAG